Proteins from a genomic interval of Papaver somniferum cultivar HN1 chromosome 4, ASM357369v1, whole genome shotgun sequence:
- the LOC113275229 gene encoding uncharacterized protein LOC113275229 isoform X3: protein MAILHWTQPLHFPTAFTSPPLFFSSSISSRTVHCKSTKDNHNNTALVWFKHDLRIDDHPALITASNYRSILPLYIFDRRIVSRFSDETLEIALLALADLRKDLKNHGSNLMIKFGDAEEIIPELVTKVNAVDVFVEEEVEYNLRNMVHSVEQSLSNVSSGPPRIVLWRTPFYDVKSLKELPASYVDFEKLKLAPTSPLECPVLPCCDLDLDWDNVPTVGDLKRYMHENIWKLNQSWTSIKVISAESILRRDQLGRVNTQNHMTEVLEEPNMVEDTDQFNLLNKPTQMEEQEKSVFASRTGNVVGGGTSVVLNALAGYLRYLEDTSKDDWREVHEKLRNAESRTGASFRVLFGSALFLGIISRRRVYYEAIKYEKERNAGFLSPFGYSAETVAAAVDTVSSMEWYWVMALKSQIYNEGLYPIRIWRWNGYVVQYTVVGREGPAILLVHGFGAFLEHFRDNAKCIADAGNRVWAITLLGFGKSEKPNIIYTELIWAQLLRDFVVDVVGEPVHLVGNSIGAYFAAIVAGLWPALVRSVVLMNTAGSIVPSYSSVPLAEERQTSGVSWLGSRILSFYLKMSVGSIVKNCYPSNKGRADDWLINEMLRASNDPGVLVVLESIFKFNLSIPLNYLLEPFEGKVLIIQGIAPMMSGQRK from the exons ATGGCAATTCTCCACTGGACTCAACCTCTACACTTCCCCACCGCCTTCACTTCTCCACcactcttcttctcctcctccatttCATCAAGAACTGTACACTGTAAATCAACTAAAGACAATCATAATAACACAGCATTGGTTTGGTTCAAGCATGATCTTCGTATTGATGACCATCCAGCTTTGATTACTGCTTCGAATTATCGTTCTATACTTCCTCTATACATTTTTGATCGTCGGATTGTTTCTC GATTTTCTgatgaaaccctagaaattgcATTACTAGCATTAGCTGATTTAAGAAAGGATTTGAAGAATCATGGGTCTAATTTGATGATTAAGTTTGGTGATGCGGAGGAAATTATACCAGAGCTTGTAACTAAG GTGAATGCTGTTGATGTGTTtgtggaagaagaggtggagtATAACCTTAGAAATATGGTTCATTCCGTTGAACAATCTTTATCGAACGTGTCATCTGGGCCTCCTCGGATTGTTTTGTGGCGGACTCCATTTTATGATGTTAAG AGCTTGAAAGAGTTGCCTGCATCATACGTTGACTTCGAGAAGCTTAAATTGGCTCCTACATCTCCACTAGAGTGTCCAGTTTTACCTTGTTGTGATCTGGATTTGGATTGGG ATAATGTACCTACAGTTGGTGATTTAAAGAGATACATGCATGAGAACATATGGAAATTGAACCAAAGTTGGACCTCGATAAAAGTTATTTCTGCAGAAAGTATCTTAAGGAGGGACCAACTCGGGCGTGTGAATACGCAAAATCATATGACTGAAGTTCTGGAGGAACCAAATATGGTTGAAGACACTGATCAATTTAATTTGCTCAATAAGCCAACACAAATGGAAGAACAGGAAAAATCTGTTTTTGCATCAAGAACAGGAAATGTTGTGGGAGGTGGAACAAGTGTTGTGTTGAATGCTTTGGCTGGATATTTGAGATATCTGGAGGATACTTCTAAAGATGATTGGCGGGA GGTGCATGAGAAATTACGTAATGCTGAAAGTAGGACTGGAGCTTCATTCCGAGTCCTATTTGGGTCTGCTCTTTTTCTTGGCATCATATCTAGAAGAAGAGTATATTATGAAGCTATAAAGTATGAGAAAGAACGTAATGCAGGCTTTTTATCTCCTTTTGGATATTCAGCAGAAACTGTCGCCGCAGCAGTTGACACAGTTTCTTCTATGGAG TGGTATTGGGTTATGGCTTTAAAAAGCCAGATATACAATGAAGGACTTTATCCTATTAGGATATGGAGATGGAACGGCTATGTGGTTCAG TATACGGTTGTTGGTCGTGAAGGTCCTGCTATTCTTCTTGTACATGGTTTTGGTGCCTTTTTGGAGCATTTCCGTGATAATGCAAAGTGCATAGCTGATGCAGGAAACCGAGTTTGGGCAATTACCCTATTGGGATTTGGAAAATCAGAGAAGCCAAACATTATATACACCGAACTCATTTGGGCTCAATTATTGAGGGATTTTGTTGTTGACGTTGTGGGTGAACCTGTACATCTTGTTGGCAACTCTATCGGTG CCTACTTTGCTGCTATTGTTGCTGGTCTTTGGCCTGCTCTGGTTAGGTCTGTTGTGCTTATGAATACTGCTGGTTCAATCGTTCCAAGCTATTCCTCAGTTCCATTAGCAGAA GAAAGACAAACATCAGGTGTCTCTTGGCTTGGCAGTCGAATCCTATCATTTTACTTGAAAATGAGTGTAGGGAGCATAGTGAagaattgttatccaagt AACAAAGGGAGAGCTGATGATTGGCTTATTAATGAAATGCTAAGGGCA TCTAATGATCCTGGTGTGCTGGTAGTTCTTGAAAGTATTTTCAAATTCAATCTCTCAATTCCACTTAATTATCTTTTGGAACCCTTTGAAGGAAAAGTCTTGATTATACAG GGCATTGCCCCCATGATGAGCGGCCAGAGGAAGTGA
- the LOC113273767 gene encoding uncharacterized protein LOC113273767 isoform X1, giving the protein MVFYTVQILYCQNQWIYLWLKFLRLDGFSISNVELSKKLFSSCPLLETLEIVDCNIGTDVGRNLIINSLTLKRFEFMYTHRPLQSQNHAMTNIIKLSAPNLRGFSFTSSMAHYSLENCSPLSNVDFEMTLEGGGRDENAEAYLKLPSEQKEVYAKRMLKFLRAVSMVKRMKISIGFLEGSLWFLKVVSRAPDLSDCQPLRLSNLQTLMLGMWSTRGCLRAIAFLLSISPNITKLFVKSKESNLADVGDDWEAGLSLPGILSHLKYVHIREAEGCDAELKLLSFLLKSAKVLKQVVLHPRSTIDSPDRVRRQFGSKLRALPRASSHIIMRWPATKSAYLIK; this is encoded by the exons ATGGTCTTCTACACTGTGCAGATATTATATTGCCAAAATCAATGGATTTACCTCTGGCTCAAATTTCTGCGGCTTGATGGATTTTCTATCTCTAATGTAGAACTATCGAAAAAGCTCTTTTCTAGTTGTCCACTTCTCGAAACACTAGAGATAGTTGATTGTAATATTGGAACCGATGTTGGACGAAATTTAATTATTAATTCTCTCACCCTCAAGAGGTTTGAGTTCATGTATACTCATAGACCTCTTCAGTCGCAAAATCATGCTATGACCAACATTATCAAGTTGTCTGCTCCAAATCTCAGAGGCTTCAGTTTCACCTCTTCCATGGCGCATTATTCTCTAGAAAATTGTTCTCCACTATCCAATGTAGATTTTGAGATGACACTCGAAGGAGGAGGCAGGGACGAGAATGCAGAAGCATATCTGAAATTGCCTTCAGAGCAAAAAGAAGTATATGCTAAACGTATGCTGAAATTCTTAAGAGCGGTTTCTATGGTGAAAAGAATGAAAATATCAATTGGATTCCTTGAG GGTTCTCTTTGGTTTCTCAAGGTTGTTTCACGAGCTCCTGACTTGTCAGACTGTCAACCACTTCGCTTAAGTAATCTACAAACTTTGATGCTGGGAATGTGGTCAACAAGAGGTTGCTTGCGTGCTATAGCGTTTTTACTCAGCATTTCTCCTAACATAACTAAACTTTTCGTCAAATCCAAGGAG TCAAATTTGGCGGACGTTGGAGATGATTGGGAAGCAGGATTGTCTTTGCCAGGAATTTTGTCTCACCTCAAGTATGTCCATATTCGAGAAGCGGAAGGATGTGATGCTGAGCTCAAACTTCTGAGTTTTTTGTTGAAAAGTGCAAAGGTTTTGAAGCAAGTGGTGTTGCATCCTCGTTCAACTATTGACTCGCCTGATAGAGTGAGAAGGCAATTTGGGAGTAAGCTAAGAGCGCTTCCCAGAGCATCTTCACATATCATAATGCGGTGGCCAGCAACAAAAAGTGCCTACCTCATAAAATGA
- the LOC113275229 gene encoding uncharacterized protein LOC113275229 isoform X2 encodes MAILHWTQPLHFPTAFTSPPLFFSSSISSRTVHCKSTKDNHNNTALVWFKHDLRIDDHPALITASNYRSILPLYIFDRRIVSRFSDETLEIALLALADLRKDLKNHGSNLMIKFGDAEEIIPELVTKVNAVDVFVEEEVEYNLRNMVHSVEQSLSNVSSGPPRIVLWRTPFYDVKSLKELPASYVDFEKLKLAPTSPLECPVLPCCDLDLDWVGDLKRYMHENIWKLNQSWTSIKVISAESILRRDQLGRVNTQNHMTEVLEEPNMVEDTDQFNLLNKPTQMEEQEKSVFASRTGNVVGGGTSVVLNALAGYLRYLEDTSKDDWREVHEKLRNAESRTGASFRVLFGSALFLGIISRRRVYYEAIKYEKERNAGFLSPFGYSAETVAAAVDTVSSMEWYWVMALKSQIYNEGLYPIRIWRWNGYVVQYTVVGREGPAILLVHGFGAFLEHFRDNAKCIADAGNRVWAITLLGFGKSEKPNIIYTELIWAQLLRDFVVDVVGEPVHLVGNSIGAYFAAIVAGLWPALVRSVVLMNTAGSIVPSYSSVPLAEERQTSGVSWLGSRILSFYLKMSVGSIVKNCYPSNKGRADDWLINEMLRASNDPGVLVVLESIFKFNLSIPLNYLLEPFEGKVLIIQGMKDPLSKSSFILSMFKRHCSGVETKELDAGHCPHDERPEEVNSFICEWVQTFERNLQQC; translated from the exons ATGGCAATTCTCCACTGGACTCAACCTCTACACTTCCCCACCGCCTTCACTTCTCCACcactcttcttctcctcctccatttCATCAAGAACTGTACACTGTAAATCAACTAAAGACAATCATAATAACACAGCATTGGTTTGGTTCAAGCATGATCTTCGTATTGATGACCATCCAGCTTTGATTACTGCTTCGAATTATCGTTCTATACTTCCTCTATACATTTTTGATCGTCGGATTGTTTCTC GATTTTCTgatgaaaccctagaaattgcATTACTAGCATTAGCTGATTTAAGAAAGGATTTGAAGAATCATGGGTCTAATTTGATGATTAAGTTTGGTGATGCGGAGGAAATTATACCAGAGCTTGTAACTAAG GTGAATGCTGTTGATGTGTTtgtggaagaagaggtggagtATAACCTTAGAAATATGGTTCATTCCGTTGAACAATCTTTATCGAACGTGTCATCTGGGCCTCCTCGGATTGTTTTGTGGCGGACTCCATTTTATGATGTTAAG AGCTTGAAAGAGTTGCCTGCATCATACGTTGACTTCGAGAAGCTTAAATTGGCTCCTACATCTCCACTAGAGTGTCCAGTTTTACCTTGTTGTGATCTGGATTTGGATTGGG TTGGTGATTTAAAGAGATACATGCATGAGAACATATGGAAATTGAACCAAAGTTGGACCTCGATAAAAGTTATTTCTGCAGAAAGTATCTTAAGGAGGGACCAACTCGGGCGTGTGAATACGCAAAATCATATGACTGAAGTTCTGGAGGAACCAAATATGGTTGAAGACACTGATCAATTTAATTTGCTCAATAAGCCAACACAAATGGAAGAACAGGAAAAATCTGTTTTTGCATCAAGAACAGGAAATGTTGTGGGAGGTGGAACAAGTGTTGTGTTGAATGCTTTGGCTGGATATTTGAGATATCTGGAGGATACTTCTAAAGATGATTGGCGGGA GGTGCATGAGAAATTACGTAATGCTGAAAGTAGGACTGGAGCTTCATTCCGAGTCCTATTTGGGTCTGCTCTTTTTCTTGGCATCATATCTAGAAGAAGAGTATATTATGAAGCTATAAAGTATGAGAAAGAACGTAATGCAGGCTTTTTATCTCCTTTTGGATATTCAGCAGAAACTGTCGCCGCAGCAGTTGACACAGTTTCTTCTATGGAG TGGTATTGGGTTATGGCTTTAAAAAGCCAGATATACAATGAAGGACTTTATCCTATTAGGATATGGAGATGGAACGGCTATGTGGTTCAG TATACGGTTGTTGGTCGTGAAGGTCCTGCTATTCTTCTTGTACATGGTTTTGGTGCCTTTTTGGAGCATTTCCGTGATAATGCAAAGTGCATAGCTGATGCAGGAAACCGAGTTTGGGCAATTACCCTATTGGGATTTGGAAAATCAGAGAAGCCAAACATTATATACACCGAACTCATTTGGGCTCAATTATTGAGGGATTTTGTTGTTGACGTTGTGGGTGAACCTGTACATCTTGTTGGCAACTCTATCGGTG CCTACTTTGCTGCTATTGTTGCTGGTCTTTGGCCTGCTCTGGTTAGGTCTGTTGTGCTTATGAATACTGCTGGTTCAATCGTTCCAAGCTATTCCTCAGTTCCATTAGCAGAA GAAAGACAAACATCAGGTGTCTCTTGGCTTGGCAGTCGAATCCTATCATTTTACTTGAAAATGAGTGTAGGGAGCATAGTGAagaattgttatccaagt AACAAAGGGAGAGCTGATGATTGGCTTATTAATGAAATGCTAAGGGCA TCTAATGATCCTGGTGTGCTGGTAGTTCTTGAAAGTATTTTCAAATTCAATCTCTCAATTCCACTTAATTATCTTTTGGAACCCTTTGAAGGAAAAGTCTTGATTATACAG GGAATGAAAGACCCACTTTCTAAGTCGTCGTTTATATTGTCTATGTTTAAGAGACATTGTAGTGGGGTTGAAACTAAAGAGTTAGATGCAG GGCATTGCCCCCATGATGAGCGGCCAGAGGAAGTGAATTCCTTTATATGTGAATGGGTTCAGACCTTTGAAAGGAACCTTCAACAGTGCTGA
- the LOC113275229 gene encoding uncharacterized protein LOC113275229 isoform X1 — translation MAILHWTQPLHFPTAFTSPPLFFSSSISSRTVHCKSTKDNHNNTALVWFKHDLRIDDHPALITASNYRSILPLYIFDRRIVSRFSDETLEIALLALADLRKDLKNHGSNLMIKFGDAEEIIPELVTKVNAVDVFVEEEVEYNLRNMVHSVEQSLSNVSSGPPRIVLWRTPFYDVKSLKELPASYVDFEKLKLAPTSPLECPVLPCCDLDLDWDNVPTVGDLKRYMHENIWKLNQSWTSIKVISAESILRRDQLGRVNTQNHMTEVLEEPNMVEDTDQFNLLNKPTQMEEQEKSVFASRTGNVVGGGTSVVLNALAGYLRYLEDTSKDDWREVHEKLRNAESRTGASFRVLFGSALFLGIISRRRVYYEAIKYEKERNAGFLSPFGYSAETVAAAVDTVSSMEWYWVMALKSQIYNEGLYPIRIWRWNGYVVQYTVVGREGPAILLVHGFGAFLEHFRDNAKCIADAGNRVWAITLLGFGKSEKPNIIYTELIWAQLLRDFVVDVVGEPVHLVGNSIGAYFAAIVAGLWPALVRSVVLMNTAGSIVPSYSSVPLAEERQTSGVSWLGSRILSFYLKMSVGSIVKNCYPSNKGRADDWLINEMLRASNDPGVLVVLESIFKFNLSIPLNYLLEPFEGKVLIIQGMKDPLSKSSFILSMFKRHCSGVETKELDAGHCPHDERPEEVNSFICEWVQTFERNLQQC, via the exons ATGGCAATTCTCCACTGGACTCAACCTCTACACTTCCCCACCGCCTTCACTTCTCCACcactcttcttctcctcctccatttCATCAAGAACTGTACACTGTAAATCAACTAAAGACAATCATAATAACACAGCATTGGTTTGGTTCAAGCATGATCTTCGTATTGATGACCATCCAGCTTTGATTACTGCTTCGAATTATCGTTCTATACTTCCTCTATACATTTTTGATCGTCGGATTGTTTCTC GATTTTCTgatgaaaccctagaaattgcATTACTAGCATTAGCTGATTTAAGAAAGGATTTGAAGAATCATGGGTCTAATTTGATGATTAAGTTTGGTGATGCGGAGGAAATTATACCAGAGCTTGTAACTAAG GTGAATGCTGTTGATGTGTTtgtggaagaagaggtggagtATAACCTTAGAAATATGGTTCATTCCGTTGAACAATCTTTATCGAACGTGTCATCTGGGCCTCCTCGGATTGTTTTGTGGCGGACTCCATTTTATGATGTTAAG AGCTTGAAAGAGTTGCCTGCATCATACGTTGACTTCGAGAAGCTTAAATTGGCTCCTACATCTCCACTAGAGTGTCCAGTTTTACCTTGTTGTGATCTGGATTTGGATTGGG ATAATGTACCTACAGTTGGTGATTTAAAGAGATACATGCATGAGAACATATGGAAATTGAACCAAAGTTGGACCTCGATAAAAGTTATTTCTGCAGAAAGTATCTTAAGGAGGGACCAACTCGGGCGTGTGAATACGCAAAATCATATGACTGAAGTTCTGGAGGAACCAAATATGGTTGAAGACACTGATCAATTTAATTTGCTCAATAAGCCAACACAAATGGAAGAACAGGAAAAATCTGTTTTTGCATCAAGAACAGGAAATGTTGTGGGAGGTGGAACAAGTGTTGTGTTGAATGCTTTGGCTGGATATTTGAGATATCTGGAGGATACTTCTAAAGATGATTGGCGGGA GGTGCATGAGAAATTACGTAATGCTGAAAGTAGGACTGGAGCTTCATTCCGAGTCCTATTTGGGTCTGCTCTTTTTCTTGGCATCATATCTAGAAGAAGAGTATATTATGAAGCTATAAAGTATGAGAAAGAACGTAATGCAGGCTTTTTATCTCCTTTTGGATATTCAGCAGAAACTGTCGCCGCAGCAGTTGACACAGTTTCTTCTATGGAG TGGTATTGGGTTATGGCTTTAAAAAGCCAGATATACAATGAAGGACTTTATCCTATTAGGATATGGAGATGGAACGGCTATGTGGTTCAG TATACGGTTGTTGGTCGTGAAGGTCCTGCTATTCTTCTTGTACATGGTTTTGGTGCCTTTTTGGAGCATTTCCGTGATAATGCAAAGTGCATAGCTGATGCAGGAAACCGAGTTTGGGCAATTACCCTATTGGGATTTGGAAAATCAGAGAAGCCAAACATTATATACACCGAACTCATTTGGGCTCAATTATTGAGGGATTTTGTTGTTGACGTTGTGGGTGAACCTGTACATCTTGTTGGCAACTCTATCGGTG CCTACTTTGCTGCTATTGTTGCTGGTCTTTGGCCTGCTCTGGTTAGGTCTGTTGTGCTTATGAATACTGCTGGTTCAATCGTTCCAAGCTATTCCTCAGTTCCATTAGCAGAA GAAAGACAAACATCAGGTGTCTCTTGGCTTGGCAGTCGAATCCTATCATTTTACTTGAAAATGAGTGTAGGGAGCATAGTGAagaattgttatccaagt AACAAAGGGAGAGCTGATGATTGGCTTATTAATGAAATGCTAAGGGCA TCTAATGATCCTGGTGTGCTGGTAGTTCTTGAAAGTATTTTCAAATTCAATCTCTCAATTCCACTTAATTATCTTTTGGAACCCTTTGAAGGAAAAGTCTTGATTATACAG GGAATGAAAGACCCACTTTCTAAGTCGTCGTTTATATTGTCTATGTTTAAGAGACATTGTAGTGGGGTTGAAACTAAAGAGTTAGATGCAG GGCATTGCCCCCATGATGAGCGGCCAGAGGAAGTGAATTCCTTTATATGTGAATGGGTTCAGACCTTTGAAAGGAACCTTCAACAGTGCTGA
- the LOC113273767 gene encoding uncharacterized protein LOC113273767 isoform X2, producing the protein MVFYTVQILYCQNQWIYLWLKFLRLDGFSISNVELSKKLFSSCPLLETLEIVDCNIGTDVGRNLIINSLTLKRFEFMYTHRPLQSQNHAMTNIIKLSAPNLRGFSFTSSMAHYSLENCSPLSNVDFEMTLEGGGRDENAEAYLKLPSEQKEVYAKRMLKFLRAVSMVKRMKISIGFLEVVSRAPDLSDCQPLRLSNLQTLMLGMWSTRGCLRAIAFLLSISPNITKLFVKSKESNLADVGDDWEAGLSLPGILSHLKYVHIREAEGCDAELKLLSFLLKSAKVLKQVVLHPRSTIDSPDRVRRQFGSKLRALPRASSHIIMRWPATKSAYLIK; encoded by the exons ATGGTCTTCTACACTGTGCAGATATTATATTGCCAAAATCAATGGATTTACCTCTGGCTCAAATTTCTGCGGCTTGATGGATTTTCTATCTCTAATGTAGAACTATCGAAAAAGCTCTTTTCTAGTTGTCCACTTCTCGAAACACTAGAGATAGTTGATTGTAATATTGGAACCGATGTTGGACGAAATTTAATTATTAATTCTCTCACCCTCAAGAGGTTTGAGTTCATGTATACTCATAGACCTCTTCAGTCGCAAAATCATGCTATGACCAACATTATCAAGTTGTCTGCTCCAAATCTCAGAGGCTTCAGTTTCACCTCTTCCATGGCGCATTATTCTCTAGAAAATTGTTCTCCACTATCCAATGTAGATTTTGAGATGACACTCGAAGGAGGAGGCAGGGACGAGAATGCAGAAGCATATCTGAAATTGCCTTCAGAGCAAAAAGAAGTATATGCTAAACGTATGCTGAAATTCTTAAGAGCGGTTTCTATGGTGAAAAGAATGAAAATATCAATTGGATTCCTTGAG GTTGTTTCACGAGCTCCTGACTTGTCAGACTGTCAACCACTTCGCTTAAGTAATCTACAAACTTTGATGCTGGGAATGTGGTCAACAAGAGGTTGCTTGCGTGCTATAGCGTTTTTACTCAGCATTTCTCCTAACATAACTAAACTTTTCGTCAAATCCAAGGAG TCAAATTTGGCGGACGTTGGAGATGATTGGGAAGCAGGATTGTCTTTGCCAGGAATTTTGTCTCACCTCAAGTATGTCCATATTCGAGAAGCGGAAGGATGTGATGCTGAGCTCAAACTTCTGAGTTTTTTGTTGAAAAGTGCAAAGGTTTTGAAGCAAGTGGTGTTGCATCCTCGTTCAACTATTGACTCGCCTGATAGAGTGAGAAGGCAATTTGGGAGTAAGCTAAGAGCGCTTCCCAGAGCATCTTCACATATCATAATGCGGTGGCCAGCAACAAAAAGTGCCTACCTCATAAAATGA